From the genome of Chelonia mydas isolate rCheMyd1 chromosome 2, rCheMyd1.pri.v2, whole genome shotgun sequence, one region includes:
- the ID4 gene encoding DNA-binding protein inhibitor ID-4: MKAVSPVRHPSRKAQAGCCGGAGGGGGGGGGGGGGQLALRCLAEHGCKGAPSGEEPASLCLQCDMNDCYSRLRKLVPTIPPNKRVSKVEILQHVIDYILDLQLALETHPALLRQQQQQPSPLHPGSCPAATPRTPLTALNTDPAGAVNKQGDSILCR; the protein is encoded by the exons ATGAAAGCGGTCAGCCCCGTCCGCCACCCCAGCAGGAAGGCACAGGCGGGCTGCTGCGGCGGCgctggaggaggcggcggcggaggaggaggcggcggaggCGGGCAGTTGGCTCTGCGCTGCCTGGCCGAACACGGCTGCAAGGGGGCCCCGTCGGGCGAGGAGCCGGCGTCGCTGTGCCTGCAGTGCGATATGAATGACTGTTACAGCCGGCTCCGGAAGCTAGTGCCCACCATCCCGCCCAATAAGCGGGTCAGCAAAGTGGAGATCCTGCAGCATGTCATCGACTACATCCTCgacctgcagctggctctggagaCGCACCCGGCTCTGCtcaggcagcagcaacagcagccatCCCCGCTGCACCCAGGGAGCTGTCCCGCAGCCACCCCCCGGACCCCGCTTACAGCCCTCAACACCGACCCG GCTGGCGCTGTTAACAAGCAGGGGGACAGTATTCTGTGCCGCTGA